Proteins from a genomic interval of Sphingopyxis sp. QXT-31:
- a CDS encoding alpha/beta fold hydrolase, translating to MTTITTKDGTHIFYKDWGPRDGQPIIFSHGWPLSADAWDAQMVFFANQGFRTIAHDRRSHGRSDQVWENNNMDQYADDLGELIEQLDLHDVILVGHSTGGGEVTRYIGRHGTDRVAKVALIGAVPPLMLKTEANPGGLPLEVFDGIRKGTFDNRPQFFKDLTLPFYGYNREGAVISEAVRDDFVRQGLNGGLKGLLDSIRAFSESDFHEDLKRFDKPTLVLHGDDDQIVPIGAAALSTVKIVKQAVLKVYEGADHGLTVTHQDRFNADLLDFINS from the coding sequence ATGACCACGATCACCACAAAGGACGGCACGCACATCTTCTACAAGGACTGGGGTCCGCGTGATGGGCAGCCGATCATCTTCTCGCACGGCTGGCCGCTCAGCGCCGACGCCTGGGATGCGCAGATGGTGTTTTTCGCCAACCAGGGCTTTCGCACCATCGCTCACGACCGCCGCAGCCATGGCCGCTCGGACCAGGTCTGGGAGAACAACAATATGGACCAGTACGCCGACGACCTCGGCGAGCTGATCGAACAGCTTGACCTGCATGACGTCATCCTCGTCGGCCACTCGACCGGCGGCGGCGAAGTCACCCGTTATATCGGCCGCCACGGCACCGACCGGGTCGCCAAGGTCGCGCTGATCGGCGCGGTCCCCCCGCTGATGCTCAAGACCGAAGCCAATCCGGGCGGCCTGCCGCTCGAAGTGTTCGACGGCATCCGCAAGGGCACCTTCGACAACCGCCCGCAGTTCTTCAAGGATCTGACGCTCCCCTTCTACGGCTATAACCGCGAAGGCGCCGTGATCAGCGAAGCGGTGCGCGACGATTTCGTGCGGCAGGGCCTGAACGGCGGCCTCAAGGGCCTGCTCGACAGCATCCGCGCCTTTTCGGAGAGCGACTTCCACGAGGATCTGAAGCGCTTCGACAAGCCGACGCTCGTCCTGCACGGCGACGACGACCAGATCGTGCCGATCGGCGCCGCAGCGCTCTCGACCGTCAAGATCGTCAAGCAGGCGGTGCTCAAGGTCTATGAAGGCGCCGACCATGGCCTGACGGTCACCCATCAGGACCGGTTCAACGCCGACCTGTTGGACTTCATCAACAGCTGA
- a CDS encoding MFS transporter: MEKPRQNFAGLWNIGFGFLGIQIGFALQNANMSRIFQTLGAELEQLPILWAAAPLTGLLVQPVIGHMSDRTWLGRLGRRRPYFLAGAILAALALLIMPESSVLWFSVLMLWVLDASINISMEPFRAFVGDMLRRDQHAAGYAVQTFFIGVGAVAGSSFPWLLDHLGVANTAPPGQIPDTVRYSFWAGGLVFFLSVLWTVLTTREYSPEEMAAFATSDTVADSPDTLRLLAARGYRGSAIWAGAGLAIAALVAEFGLEKEMYLLAALVAGYGLASAVAIALARAGRENNMLAHIVGDFAGMPPVMKKLALVQFFSWSALFIMWINTTPVVAQYMFGSTDTASATYQEGGNWVGILFAVQNGVAAIAALTLLPLLSKRVGQARTHLICLLTGAAGFASFLVLRDPQALLLSEIAIGIAWASILAMPYAILASNLPQAKLGIYMGLFNIFIVVPQLLVATLMGQVMKALFPGEPIWTMAFAAAAWALAALAMTRVAGEVRQ, encoded by the coding sequence ATGGAAAAGCCGCGCCAGAATTTCGCCGGCCTGTGGAACATCGGCTTCGGCTTCCTCGGCATCCAGATCGGCTTCGCGCTGCAGAACGCGAATATGAGCCGCATCTTCCAAACATTGGGAGCCGAGCTCGAACAATTGCCGATCCTGTGGGCCGCGGCGCCGCTCACCGGGCTGCTCGTCCAGCCGGTCATCGGCCATATGTCCGACCGCACCTGGCTCGGCAGGTTGGGGCGGCGGCGGCCCTATTTCCTCGCCGGCGCGATCCTTGCGGCGCTCGCGCTGCTGATCATGCCCGAATCCTCGGTGCTGTGGTTCTCGGTGCTGATGCTGTGGGTGCTCGACGCGTCGATCAATATCTCGATGGAGCCGTTTCGTGCCTTCGTCGGCGACATGCTGCGCCGCGACCAGCACGCCGCGGGCTATGCCGTGCAAACCTTCTTCATCGGGGTCGGCGCGGTGGCGGGTTCGTCCTTCCCCTGGCTCCTCGACCATCTGGGCGTCGCCAACACCGCGCCGCCGGGGCAGATCCCCGACACGGTGCGCTACAGCTTCTGGGCCGGCGGGCTCGTCTTTTTCCTCTCGGTGCTGTGGACCGTGCTGACGACGCGCGAATATTCGCCCGAAGAAATGGCGGCCTTCGCGACGAGCGACACCGTCGCCGACAGCCCCGACACGCTCCGCCTGCTCGCGGCGCGCGGCTATCGCGGCAGCGCGATCTGGGCCGGTGCGGGCCTGGCCATCGCCGCCCTCGTCGCCGAGTTCGGCCTCGAAAAGGAGATGTACCTGCTCGCCGCGCTGGTCGCGGGCTATGGCCTTGCCAGCGCGGTCGCCATCGCGCTCGCCCGCGCGGGGCGCGAAAACAATATGCTCGCGCATATCGTCGGCGACTTCGCGGGCATGCCCCCCGTGATGAAGAAGCTTGCACTGGTGCAATTCTTTAGCTGGTCGGCGCTGTTCATCATGTGGATCAACACGACGCCGGTGGTCGCGCAATATATGTTCGGCAGCACCGACACCGCGTCGGCGACCTATCAGGAGGGCGGCAATTGGGTCGGCATATTGTTCGCGGTGCAGAACGGCGTTGCGGCGATCGCCGCGCTTACGCTTTTGCCCTTGCTGTCGAAGCGCGTGGGGCAGGCGCGCACGCATCTGATCTGCCTCTTGACCGGCGCCGCGGGGTTCGCGAGCTTCCTCGTGCTGCGCGATCCGCAGGCGCTGCTGCTCTCCGAAATCGCGATCGGCATCGCCTGGGCGTCGATCCTCGCCATGCCCTATGCGATCCTCGCCTCGAACCTGCCGCAGGCCAAGCTCGGCATCTATATGGGGCTGTTCAACATCTTCATCGTGGTGCCGCAGCTGCTGGTGGCGACGCTCATGGGGCAGGTCATGAAGGCGCTGTTTCCCGGCGAGCCGATCTGGACGATGGCCTTCGCCGCCGCCGCGTGGGCGCTGGCGGCGCTGGCGATGACGCGGGTGGCGGGCGAGGTGCGCCAATAG
- a CDS encoding GlxA family transcriptional regulator produces the protein MPRIKVPDTTAATLPEIGLMLYPDCQMGMVSGITDLFHVAGRFAAEHERAPIRVSHWRLQEAGGFARCYDSHSGEPYTTAPTYLIAPGSLHKLLEADEVVPYARWLLDRHAQGTTLASTCGGAFALAATGLLAGRPATTHWFFADEFRARFPEVRMESDRMVIDDGDIITAGGLMAWTDLGLRIVERLLGPTVMMETARFFLIDPGGREQKNYASFAPRLTHGDEAILKAQHWLQAKEGRMSGVAELAAEAGLEERTFQRRFKAATGLTPIEYSQHLRVGKARELLEFTRRTVDQIAWSVGYEDAAAFRKLFHRITGLSPNDYRQRFSTGSLASVA, from the coding sequence ATGCCCCGAATCAAGGTTCCAGACACGACCGCAGCGACGCTCCCCGAGATCGGGCTGATGCTCTACCCCGACTGCCAGATGGGCATGGTCAGCGGCATCACCGACCTGTTCCACGTCGCCGGCCGCTTCGCCGCCGAGCATGAGCGCGCGCCGATCCGCGTCAGCCACTGGCGGCTGCAGGAGGCGGGCGGCTTTGCGCGCTGTTACGACAGCCACTCCGGCGAACCCTACACCACCGCGCCGACCTACCTCATCGCCCCGGGGAGCCTGCACAAATTGCTCGAGGCCGACGAGGTCGTTCCCTATGCGCGCTGGCTGCTCGACCGCCACGCGCAGGGCACGACGCTCGCCTCGACCTGCGGCGGCGCCTTTGCGCTCGCGGCGACCGGGCTGCTCGCGGGGCGCCCCGCGACGACGCACTGGTTCTTCGCCGACGAATTCCGCGCGCGCTTCCCCGAGGTGCGCATGGAATCGGACCGCATGGTCATCGACGACGGCGACATCATCACCGCGGGCGGGCTGATGGCGTGGACCGATTTGGGCCTGCGCATCGTGGAGCGGCTGCTCGGCCCGACGGTGATGATGGAAACCGCGCGCTTCTTCCTGATCGACCCCGGCGGCCGCGAGCAGAAAAATTACGCGAGCTTCGCCCCGCGCCTCACCCACGGCGACGAAGCCATCCTGAAGGCCCAGCACTGGTTGCAGGCGAAGGAGGGCCGGATGTCGGGGGTCGCCGAACTCGCCGCCGAGGCGGGGCTCGAGGAGCGCACCTTTCAGCGCCGCTTCAAGGCCGCGACGGGCCTGACTCCGATCGAATATTCGCAGCATCTGCGCGTCGGCAAGGCGCGCGAACTGCTGGAGTTCACGCGCCGTACCGTCGACCAGATCGCATGGAGCGTCGGTTACGAGGACGCCGCGGCCTTCCGCAAACTCTTCCACCGCATCACCGGCCTGTCGCCCAACGACTATCGCCAGCGCTTCTCGACCGGATCGCTGGCGAGCGTCGCCTGA
- a CDS encoding tryptophan halogenase family protein yields the protein MTPMRLIIIGGGTAGWMAAACLRRFLPQGWSVTLVESEAIGTVGVGEATIPQIRLFNEALGIDEDAFLRATQGTIKQGIEFDGWTRPGHRYMHAFGAIGRGLGLLPFHQYWLRGRSLGIADSLDAYSLNEQAAHAGRFRRGAGGSAHAPAMPYAFHFDAGLYAAFLRKRAEGWGVTRVEGKVVSAERADNGDVAAVLLEGERRVAGELFVDCSGFRGLLIEGALATGYEDWSHWLPNDRAVAVPCGHGDTPQQPYTRAVAREAGWQWRIPLQHRIGNGYVYCSRFLDDDAAEAALLASLDGPAQAPPNRLRFTSGKRRKMWNRNVVALGLAAGFMEPLESTSIHLVQSGISRLLNLLPAGAPDPAIVAEFNQQSDFEWERIRDFIVLHYKATERADTPYWRERAAMDIPDTLAAKLDQFRAQGLIVREHEELFTEPGWLQVLVGQGVMPTAWHPLADTLSEADLKTFLDTNRLVIEREVAAMQPYDAFLNSMSPTGVAA from the coding sequence ATGACCCCCATGCGGCTCATCATCATCGGCGGGGGCACGGCGGGCTGGATGGCCGCGGCGTGCCTGCGCCGCTTCCTGCCGCAGGGCTGGTCGGTGACTTTGGTCGAGAGCGAGGCGATCGGCACCGTCGGCGTCGGCGAGGCGACGATCCCGCAGATACGCCTGTTCAACGAAGCGCTCGGCATCGACGAGGACGCGTTCCTGCGCGCCACTCAGGGCACGATCAAGCAGGGCATCGAATTCGACGGCTGGACGCGGCCGGGGCATCGCTACATGCACGCCTTCGGAGCGATCGGGCGCGGGCTGGGGCTGCTGCCCTTTCACCAATATTGGCTGCGCGGGCGGAGCTTGGGGATCGCGGACAGCCTCGACGCCTATTCGCTCAACGAGCAAGCCGCCCACGCGGGGCGCTTCCGGCGCGGCGCGGGGGGCTCGGCGCATGCGCCCGCGATGCCCTACGCATTTCATTTCGATGCCGGGCTGTACGCGGCCTTCCTGCGGAAACGCGCTGAGGGCTGGGGCGTGACGCGCGTCGAGGGCAAGGTCGTTTCGGCCGAGCGCGCCGACAATGGCGATGTCGCGGCGGTCCTGCTCGAAGGCGAGCGCCGCGTCGCGGGCGAGCTGTTCGTCGACTGCTCGGGTTTCCGCGGGCTGCTGATCGAGGGCGCGCTAGCCACGGGCTATGAGGACTGGTCGCACTGGCTGCCCAACGACCGCGCCGTCGCGGTGCCCTGCGGCCATGGCGACACGCCGCAGCAGCCCTATACCCGCGCGGTCGCGCGCGAGGCGGGGTGGCAGTGGCGCATCCCGCTGCAGCACCGCATCGGCAACGGCTATGTCTATTGCTCGCGCTTCCTGGACGACGATGCGGCGGAGGCGGCGCTGCTCGCCAGCCTCGACGGGCCCGCGCAGGCCCCCCCCAACCGGCTGCGCTTCACCAGCGGCAAACGGCGCAAGATGTGGAACCGCAACGTCGTGGCGCTCGGCCTCGCGGCGGGCTTCATGGAACCGCTCGAATCGACGAGCATCCACCTCGTCCAGTCGGGCATCTCGCGGCTCCTGAACCTGCTCCCCGCGGGCGCACCCGACCCCGCGATCGTCGCCGAGTTCAACCAGCAGAGCGATTTCGAATGGGAGCGCATCCGCGACTTCATCGTCCTCCACTACAAGGCCACCGAACGCGCCGACACGCCCTATTGGCGCGAGCGCGCGGCGATGGACATCCCCGATACGCTCGCCGCGAAGCTCGACCAGTTCCGCGCGCAGGGCCTGATCGTGCGCGAGCATGAGGAATTGTTCACCGAGCCCGGCTGGCTGCAGGTGCTCGTCGGGCAGGGGGTGATGCCGACCGCCTGGCACCCGCTCGCCGACACGCTGAGCGAAGCCGACCTCAAGACCTTCCTCGATACGAACCGGCTGGTGATCGAACGCGAGGTCGCGGCGATGCAGCCCTACGACGCCTTTCTGAACAGCATGTCCCCGACCGGAGTTGCCGCATGA
- a CDS encoding TonB-dependent receptor, whose translation MSKPTNRHPQLRRGASVLALGLAMSVFAPHAFAQDSAPVADDAGEDEIVVTGYGASLQSAVNAKKTRDQIVESVSAEDIGKLPDASIAEAIARLPGLTSQRVSGRSNAISIRGFAPDFSTTLLNGREQTSTGDNRAVEYDQYPSEVVNQVLVYKTPMASIVGQGLSGTVDLRTIRPLDYGKRVFSIGGRGTWADLGKLNVGSKKYGYRVNGVFVDQFANDTLGIALSASYVDEPYQIQEFNAWGYAGGGTAASPVVIGGSKSYATSTQLTRLGLQGTVQWRPHPNFTSTFDAFYSDFSDDQIKRGIELPLGFEGSVGVNVTDVDSSGEFVFARAGTFTNVEGVVRNDVFERNAKLYSFGWNNKWEGDDGWNVTADISLSKTDRNELILESNAGTGRGAGVGARDTIGFTSDINGTVFSPTLNYGDYNLIKLTSPLGWGGNQTGVNGDRIQGGQDGYYNNRIIEDELWQYRVEVERELDGFLKSVQFGVNYTDRKKSLTPDEAFVGLVANTDGLTSVTIPEEFRRGTTNLSYLGLGPVVSYDPRDLLAAGIYRLVPNPYGDVVVKAYDVSEKLMTTYLQANIDQEMGSSALTGNIGVQAIFTDQNSNGASGSFIGTNPNGSPNIQGIPQRRSTDYLDVLPSLNLSLRTDSDFVIRLGLAREIIRPRLDDMRASLSYGTTIGDPGGIVCPAGRTCAVVRGDAGNPDLRPWRANAADLTFEKYFGGSGYVAVQLFYKQLKSYIYNQAIPFDFTGYPIQAPGNDSGDTDGDGFPNRDPLPIIVNYMGTINAPINGEGGKLYGAEFAATLPFSTFTSALDGFGLTGSASYTKTNIQPTPGAPSEDIPGYSKWVANGTAYFEKWGFNARASARYRSSFIGELSGFGGNRVRRRARAETIIDAQIGYDFQPGSALEGLSVFVQGQNLTDEPFVTDDPRDSRAVIDYQTYGRRFLAGASFKF comes from the coding sequence ATGAGCAAGCCGACCAATCGCCATCCGCAACTGCGCCGCGGCGCCAGCGTCCTCGCGCTGGGCCTCGCGATGAGTGTCTTCGCGCCGCACGCCTTCGCGCAGGACAGCGCGCCCGTCGCCGACGATGCCGGCGAGGACGAGATCGTCGTCACCGGTTATGGCGCCAGCCTGCAGAGCGCGGTCAACGCCAAGAAGACCCGCGACCAGATCGTCGAATCGGTGTCGGCCGAGGATATCGGCAAGCTACCCGATGCGTCGATCGCCGAAGCGATCGCGCGCCTGCCGGGCCTCACCTCGCAGCGCGTGTCGGGGCGTTCGAACGCGATCTCGATCCGCGGTTTCGCGCCCGACTTCTCGACCACCCTGCTCAACGGCCGCGAGCAGACCTCGACCGGCGACAATCGCGCGGTCGAATATGACCAATATCCCAGCGAGGTCGTGAACCAGGTCCTCGTCTACAAGACGCCGATGGCGTCGATCGTCGGGCAGGGCCTGTCGGGCACCGTGGACCTGCGCACCATCCGTCCGCTCGATTACGGCAAGCGCGTGTTCTCGATCGGTGGGCGCGGCACCTGGGCCGATCTCGGCAAGCTCAACGTCGGGTCGAAGAAATATGGCTACCGCGTCAACGGCGTGTTCGTCGACCAGTTCGCGAACGACACGCTCGGCATCGCGCTGTCGGCGAGCTATGTCGACGAGCCCTATCAGATCCAGGAATTCAACGCCTGGGGCTATGCCGGGGGCGGCACCGCCGCGAGCCCGGTGGTGATCGGCGGGTCGAAAAGCTATGCGACCTCGACCCAGCTGACGCGCCTCGGGCTGCAGGGCACGGTGCAGTGGCGCCCGCATCCCAATTTCACCTCGACCTTCGATGCGTTCTATTCGGATTTCAGCGACGACCAGATCAAGCGCGGCATCGAACTGCCGCTCGGCTTCGAGGGCAGCGTCGGGGTCAATGTCACCGACGTCGACAGCAGCGGCGAGTTCGTCTTTGCGCGCGCGGGCACTTTCACCAATGTCGAGGGCGTGGTGCGCAACGACGTGTTCGAGCGTAACGCCAAGCTCTATTCCTTCGGCTGGAACAACAAATGGGAAGGCGACGACGGTTGGAACGTCACCGCCGACATCAGCCTGTCAAAGACCGACCGCAACGAACTGATCCTCGAAAGCAACGCTGGCACCGGGCGCGGCGCGGGCGTCGGCGCGCGCGATACGATCGGCTTCACCAGCGACATCAACGGCACGGTGTTCAGCCCGACGCTCAACTATGGCGACTATAATCTGATCAAGCTGACCAGCCCGCTCGGCTGGGGCGGCAACCAGACCGGGGTCAACGGCGACCGCATTCAGGGCGGGCAGGACGGCTATTACAACAACCGTATCATCGAGGACGAGCTGTGGCAGTACCGGGTCGAGGTCGAGCGCGAACTCGACGGCTTCCTGAAATCGGTGCAGTTCGGGGTCAATTATACCGACCGCAAGAAGAGCCTGACCCCCGACGAGGCCTTCGTCGGGCTGGTCGCGAACACCGACGGGCTGACCAGCGTCACCATCCCCGAGGAGTTCCGCCGCGGCACGACCAATCTCTCGTACCTCGGGCTCGGCCCGGTGGTCAGCTACGACCCGCGCGACCTGCTCGCGGCGGGCATCTACCGGCTGGTGCCCAACCCCTATGGCGACGTCGTGGTCAAGGCCTATGACGTCTCCGAGAAACTGATGACCACCTATCTCCAGGCCAATATCGACCAGGAAATGGGCTCGTCGGCGCTGACCGGCAATATCGGCGTCCAGGCGATCTTCACCGACCAGAATTCGAACGGCGCTTCGGGCTCGTTCATCGGGACCAACCCCAATGGCTCGCCGAACATCCAGGGCATTCCGCAGCGCCGGAGCACCGATTATCTCGACGTCCTGCCCAGCCTGAACCTGTCGCTGCGCACCGACAGCGATTTCGTGATCCGCCTCGGCCTCGCGCGCGAGATCATCCGGCCGCGGCTCGACGACATGCGCGCGTCGCTGAGCTATGGCACGACGATCGGCGATCCGGGCGGGATCGTCTGCCCGGCCGGTCGGACCTGCGCCGTCGTGCGCGGCGATGCGGGTAATCCCGACCTCCGCCCGTGGCGCGCCAACGCCGCCGATTTGACCTTCGAGAAATATTTCGGCGGCTCGGGCTATGTCGCGGTGCAGCTGTTCTACAAGCAGCTGAAAAGCTATATCTACAACCAAGCGATCCCGTTCGACTTCACCGGCTATCCTATTCAGGCGCCGGGTAACGATTCGGGGGATACGGATGGCGACGGCTTCCCCAACCGCGATCCGCTGCCGATCATCGTCAACTACATGGGCACGATCAACGCGCCGATCAACGGCGAGGGCGGCAAGCTCTACGGCGCCGAATTCGCCGCGACCTTGCCGTTCAGCACCTTCACCTCGGCGCTCGATGGCTTCGGGCTGACGGGCAGCGCGTCCTATACCAAGACCAATATCCAGCCGACCCCGGGCGCGCCGTCGGAGGACATCCCCGGCTATTCGAAATGGGTCGCCAACGGCACCGCCTATTTCGAGAAATGGGGCTTCAACGCCCGCGCCAGCGCGCGCTACCGGTCGAGCTTCATCGGCGAGCTGTCGGGCTTCGGCGGCAACCGCGTGCGGCGCCGCGCGCGGGCCGAGACGATCATCGACGCGCAGATCGGCTATGATTTCCAGCCGGGCAGCGCGCTCGAAGGCCTGTCGGTGTTCGTCCAGGGCCAGAACCTGACCGACGAGCCCTTCGTCACCGACGATCCGCGCGATAGCCGGGCGGTGATCGACTATCAGACCTATGGCCGCCGCTTCCTCGCGGGCGCCTCGTTCAAATTCTGA
- a CDS encoding TetR family transcriptional regulator: MATRSEKAESRTRGSIRDALLDAASALMREQDKIDIGIVEIAARAGVNHGMIRYYFGDKEGMLAALLDRDVIRAIHQLDALFRLPVTPTERMRIHLEGIVDTYYRIPYLNRLIQYMVRDAEPERVRHIGDELLSKIAGAQARMIEEGIAAGEFNPVDPKLFYFNTIGAADGLYSNRLTLQVVFKGKPHADDDLHTRYRAHTVETLLAGLVKNYQT, encoded by the coding sequence ATGGCCACCCGAAGTGAAAAGGCGGAAAGCCGGACGCGCGGATCGATCCGCGACGCCCTGCTCGACGCGGCGAGCGCGCTGATGCGCGAGCAGGACAAGATCGACATCGGCATCGTCGAGATCGCCGCGCGCGCCGGGGTGAACCACGGCATGATCCGCTATTATTTCGGCGACAAGGAAGGCATGCTCGCCGCGCTGCTCGACCGCGACGTGATCCGCGCGATCCACCAGCTCGACGCGCTGTTCCGCCTGCCCGTCACCCCGACCGAGCGGATGCGCATCCACCTCGAGGGCATCGTCGATACCTATTACCGCATCCCGTATCTCAACCGGCTGATCCAATATATGGTCCGCGACGCCGAGCCCGAGCGCGTGCGCCACATCGGCGACGAATTGCTGTCGAAGATCGCGGGGGCGCAGGCGCGGATGATCGAGGAGGGCATCGCCGCAGGCGAGTTCAATCCTGTCGATCCCAAGCTTTTCTACTTCAACACCATCGGCGCGGCCGACGGCCTCTACTCGAACCGCCTGACCCTGCAGGTCGTGTTCAAGGGCAAGCCGCACGCCGACGACGACCTCCATACGCGCTACCGCGCGCATACCGTCGAGACCCTGCTCGCGGGGCTGGTGAAGAATTATCAGACTTGA
- a CDS encoding acyl-CoA dehydrogenase family protein has product MNLEFDDDQRMLRDALARFLAQQLPFEKRRAMRDAAAQLALWRAADGGIGIGAAALPTSIGGFGGGRVAAMIVAEELGAALAVTPYIDCHVLTAELLLALGESARAAAIARGEALIVTAIEEPATRGAIGAIAARAARADDGWTLAGRKIAVAFAAEADHVVIPARDGEDDLRLFLVPAASLEGRLHAYWTIDDMPAADIDLDGLWVDSAAEIGRGQNGEAALQAAVDAAIAALAAEAAGLARVLLDDTLLYAKQRRQFGATLSSFQALQHRMVDMLMLREAISAAALLAALKPGDAQATAAAKATIGDALRKIGQEAVQLHGAMGMTEELRVGHYFKRATAIEQRLGTSEMHVARYAAGMAI; this is encoded by the coding sequence ATGAACCTCGAATTTGACGACGACCAGCGGATGCTGCGCGACGCGCTCGCGCGCTTCCTGGCGCAGCAGCTGCCGTTCGAAAAGCGCCGTGCGATGCGCGATGCGGCGGCGCAGCTTGCGCTGTGGCGCGCAGCCGACGGCGGCATCGGGATCGGCGCAGCGGCGCTGCCGACGAGCATCGGCGGCTTTGGCGGCGGGCGCGTCGCGGCGATGATCGTTGCCGAGGAGCTTGGCGCCGCGCTGGCGGTCACCCCCTATATCGACTGCCATGTCCTGACCGCCGAATTGCTGCTGGCGCTCGGCGAGAGCGCGCGCGCCGCCGCGATCGCGCGCGGCGAGGCGCTGATCGTCACGGCGATCGAGGAGCCCGCGACGCGCGGCGCGATCGGCGCGATCGCGGCGCGCGCAGCGCGCGCCGACGACGGCTGGACTCTGGCGGGGCGCAAGATCGCAGTGGCCTTCGCCGCCGAGGCCGACCATGTCGTCATCCCCGCGCGCGACGGCGAGGACGATCTGCGTCTCTTCCTCGTCCCCGCGGCGTCGCTCGAGGGGCGGCTCCATGCCTATTGGACGATCGACGACATGCCCGCGGCCGACATCGATCTCGATGGGCTGTGGGTCGACAGCGCCGCCGAAATCGGGCGCGGGCAGAACGGCGAGGCCGCGCTGCAGGCGGCGGTCGATGCCGCCATCGCCGCGCTCGCGGCCGAGGCGGCGGGGCTCGCGCGCGTGCTGCTCGACGATACCTTGCTCTACGCCAAGCAGCGCCGGCAATTCGGCGCGACGCTGTCGAGCTTCCAGGCGCTCCAGCACCGGATGGTCGACATGCTGATGCTGCGCGAGGCGATTTCGGCCGCCGCCTTGCTCGCCGCGCTCAAGCCCGGCGACGCGCAGGCGACCGCCGCCGCCAAGGCGACGATCGGCGACGCGCTGCGCAAGATCGGGCAGGAGGCGGTGCAGCTGCACGGCGCGATGGGCATGACCGAGGAACTTCGCGTCGGCCATTATTTCAAACGCGCGACTGCGATCGAGCAACGGTTGGGGACGAGCGAGATGCATGTCGCGCGTTATGCGGCGGGGATGGCGATCTAA
- a CDS encoding LacI family DNA-binding transcriptional regulator: MGRPPSAKPTSFDIAYLAGVSQPTVSRALRGSKSVSAATRANIERIARELNYTVDKNASSLRSQRTHTLALLFFEDPTPDQSMINPFFLSMLGSITRQCALRGYDLLISFQQMHNDWHVAYQDSHRSDGIILLGYGDYQTYRSKLEHLVEMDTKFVRWGSVSDDSIGLTVGSDNIGAGVQAGEHLVAIGRRAIAFLGDASDHAPEFQDRYTGLCRAMAAAGLTPNPALQQDAVSSEESGYAAAQALLAGGKSFDAIFAASDLIAIGAMRALTEAGLKLPHDVAIIGFDDIPAASQTSPTLTTVMQDLKGAGELLVDALLARIDDVAVERSVLPTRLIKRQSTAV; encoded by the coding sequence ATGGGGCGCCCGCCCTCCGCCAAGCCGACCAGCTTCGACATCGCCTATCTGGCGGGCGTGTCGCAACCGACCGTCAGCCGCGCGCTGCGCGGCAGCAAGTCGGTGAGCGCCGCGACGCGCGCGAACATCGAGCGTATCGCGCGCGAGCTCAACTACACCGTAGACAAAAATGCCTCGAGCCTGCGCTCGCAGCGCACCCACACGCTCGCCCTGCTCTTCTTCGAGGATCCGACCCCCGACCAGTCGATGATCAACCCCTTCTTCCTCTCGATGCTGGGGTCGATCACGCGGCAATGCGCGCTGCGCGGCTACGACCTGCTGATCAGCTTCCAGCAGATGCACAACGACTGGCACGTCGCCTATCAGGACAGCCACCGCTCGGACGGGATCATCCTCTTGGGCTACGGCGACTATCAGACCTACCGGTCGAAGCTCGAGCATCTGGTCGAAATGGACACCAAATTCGTGCGCTGGGGTTCGGTGTCGGACGACAGCATCGGGCTCACCGTCGGTTCGGACAATATTGGCGCGGGGGTGCAGGCGGGCGAGCATCTGGTCGCGATCGGGCGCCGGGCGATCGCCTTCCTCGGCGACGCGTCGGACCATGCGCCCGAGTTCCAGGACCGCTACACCGGCCTCTGCCGCGCGATGGCGGCGGCGGGGCTGACCCCCAACCCCGCGCTCCAGCAGGATGCTGTGTCGTCGGAGGAATCGGGCTATGCCGCGGCGCAGGCGCTGCTCGCGGGGGGCAAGAGTTTCGACGCGATCTTCGCCGCGAGCGACCTGATCGCGATCGGCGCGATGCGCGCGCTGACCGAGGCGGGGCTGAAGCTGCCGCACGACGTCGCGATCATCGGCTTCGACGACATCCCCGCCGCCAGCCAAACCTCGCCGACGCTGACCACGGTGATGCAGGATCTGAAGGGCGCGGGCGAACTGCTCGTCGACGCGCTGCTCGCGCGGATCGATGATGTGGCGGTCGAGCGGAGCGTGCTGCCGACGCGGTTGATCAAAAGGCAGAGCACGGCGGTTTAG